AAAGTTCCGAACGACATTTATATGAGAAATGTTTGGTTAGACATCTCGGGACGAGATCCAACAACACTTTCTACGAAATCTATTCTACACATCTGCGAGGATCACTTTGATGTAAGTAATTAACAGTTTTTATTCTTGAAGTAACAATGGTCAAAAGTAAAACTGGTTTAACGACGATGTAACATAGACATTGAGGTTATGATGTCTAAATAACTTGTAATAAAAAGTAGtctatttttacaagcttttacttagcttgcattgtatgtatgtatgtttgtacgggtcaaatcttacaagttaaatttgactagGGCTGCCATCCGTCCGGGTGTCCGGGGAAAACCCAGACAGTTTTTAGAATGAAAAACAaagcaattgtttttttaataatattattttcggaCACGTCCGGGGAAAAAATGCGATTTACGCCAAATGTCCGGGTTTTTTAAGTCTTTGTCCGAGTTCGGCGAAGccctaaatttgacccacttcccagtttccgatgaagctgaaaatttgcatatgtacaagtgtaagtcgggtgacaatgcaatattatggtaccatggagctgatctgatgatggagacaggagatggccataagaactatgataaaacaacacaacctaattgtgtttggggtttttagaatggtctcgatgagtattagttgtctgtggaaagaaaagtacagtcagcgctaaaagcttgtaccaaatttttgccaaaaacttattattactCTTGAGGGCAACATATATAATAAGGGCGCCTGTACACGGTACCGTGTACACGAGCCCgtgcggcggcggtgcggtatcggcgcggaggcggcaccgtgtacacgcgccctaattCTTTTCGTATGATTTCAGCTAAAACAAGACATGGAAAACTACATGCAGTATAAGACAATAGGATCAGTAAAAAAGATCAGAATGAAACCAAACACTGTACCATCTAAGTTTAGTCATAATATGCCGATTGTGAGTCCCAGCCATACAGCAGAGAGCACCTTAACAACTGTAACCGGTTCATCAACATCTTGTAAGTATCTATAAACATACTTACAAtctgtaagtaaaataaataataaaccgtaattacaatacaatagtCCGGTGGCCGGCTGCATGAAACAAAcctgataaaaaaatagaatatacCTACCCTGTGGAGGTACCTGACATTTAGTAGCTTCCAACGCACTTGGTCGGCCTAGGCTTAACCTGGCAGATTTTGtacaaatggcaaaaaagttggacaaaaattcataaaaaaaaacctcatcGAAAAATAGAATGAAACTTGTATGGTAGGATACCTGACTTTgaggacagtaaaaaaaaagtggtCGGCCTCACCTTAGCCTGGCAGTTTTTGCAATCCGACCAGATTTATTGGACCACGTGACAGCTACAATTTACCTCATCGAAAAATAGAATGGAACAAACGGATTATAATAGCTAAAATAAACCTGTTGACGTATGTCTTGGTCGGCCTCGCCTTAACCTGGCAGTTTTTGCAGTCCGACCAAATTTGTGGTACCACGTGACAGCTACAATTTACCTCATCGAACAATAGGATGAAAAAGAAAACGGATTATAATAGCTAAAATAAACTTGTTGACGTATAGCTTGGTCGGCCTCACCTTAGCCTGGCAGTTTTTGCAGTCCGACCAGATTTATGGTACCACGTGACGGCTACAATTTACCTCATCGAAAAATAGAATGAAACAAACGGATTATAATAGCTAAAATAAACCTGTTGACGTATGTCTTGGTCGGCCTCACCTTAACCTGGCAGTTTTTGCAGTCcgaccacatttataaaaaaaaacatcaaaaaaatcTTATCGAAAAATCGTATGAAACTTGTATGGTACGACAGCTGCCTTTgaggacagtaaaaaaaaagtggtCGGCCAAATGCTGTGTTGGCAGGTTCCTGTGTACCATACAAGTTTCATACGATTTTTCGATAAGATTTCGATGAGGTAAATTGTAGCTCTCACGTGGTACCACAAAATTGGTCGGGCACAGGAACCTGCCAACACAGGATTTGGCCGACcacttttttttactgtcagGCAGCTATCGTACCATACAAGTTTCATACGATTTTTCGATAAGAtttttttgatgattttttttataaatttggtCGGACTGCAAAAACTGCCAGGTTAAGGCGAGGCCGACCAAGACATACGTCAACAGGTTTATTTTAGCTATTATAATCCGTTTGTTTCATTCTATTTTTCGATGAGGTAAATTGTAGCTGTCACGTGGTCCAATAAATCTGGTCGTACTGCAAAAACTGCCAGGCTAAGGTGAGGCCGaccactttttttttactgtcctTAAAGTCAGGTATCCTACTATACAAGTTTCATTCTATTTTTCGATGAGgttttttttgatgaatttttatccaacttttttgccatttgtaCAAAATCTGCCAGGTTAAGCCTAGGCCGACCAAGTGCGTTGGAAACTACTAAATGTCAGGTACCTGCACAGGGTAGgtatattctatttttttatcaggTTTGTTTCATGCAGACGGCCACCGGACTACAACTATCTTTTTCAGTCCATGTTAAGGAGGAAGCAGAATTAGCAGATGAAGAAGTGTGTTTGAAGGAGGAGTGTGAGGACAGCACAGACGGATATGGTGTGAGCGAGGCAGCCATGCTGGCCGGCCTGTACGCTGACCACGAGGTGAAGGACGAGCTGGTGCTGGGGCCGGAGTGCCCGCACCGCCCCACAGTCGACCTGGTGGTGAGAGGTGTGTTGATTTATAGATTTTTATCATCTAGAGTGCCAAAGCCTACCAATGAACCTGTAAGTGATGAttgaatctatctatctattaagcccttttaTTCTGAGTCAGAGTATGTctcagtgtgccgcttggcaaaggcctcctccagctctttccattggggtctgtcgtGGGCCACTCTTCTCCAGTTCGGGCCCGCTGTGAGTTTGAGTTCATCCTCCCATCTTGTTCGAGGTTTCCTCTTGCCTTGATGATTGAATAATAATAGCATTTTATTTGGATTTGCTTTATAATATCTTATAGCAAGTTTTTTCCTTGCGTGGTCTGGTAAAGATTATGTTTCACTTGgtagcaaaatttgtttaatccCCGTTGTTTTCTGGCATGTTTTGAATCATTAGTAGGTATCTCAAGCGTTTTGGATCACCAGCAACTTTTACTTCAATCAAAGTGGAAGTGgctctaatttagcttgcaaaaTTTTACCTGAACATGCATACATACATTGCAAATTAAATAACAGCTTGTAAAATTGTGTAACACGCCTCCTCTGCTACACAGTTAAAAATTAGGCTGGTAATGGTTATTTATAGATGAGCTTTATGTTGCAGCGTCCACTCTTGTCACCTCTGTGTCGGGCCGGGGCCGGCCGTGCTCGGTCAGGCTGGAGCGCCTGCTGGtggacgcggcgcggcgcaccTGCCGGGTCGGGCGCCGCACATACAAGCTGCACGCCACCGAGCCCGCACCCACAACCAATGTCACCACCGCCATCTATCAATGTCACCATTGCGGCAAACAGTTCAGGAACAAATCGGTTCTGAAGAAACACGTACTCACTCTCCTCTTTATATGTAATTATTGTGATCACAAGTGCACACGGAAAGCTCTTTTAAAGATTCATATGATGTTACATACAGGTGTCAAACCTATTAAGTGCAACTACTGCGATTACAAGTGCAGACGGAAAAGAGACTTACGGAGTCATGAGATGACACATACAGGTGAAAAACCCTTTAAATGCAACTACTGTGATTACAAGTGCAGCCAGAAAACACACTTACACAATCATGAGATGATACATACAGGTCAAAACCCCTTTGAATGCAACTACTGCGATTACAAGTGCAAACGGAAAGCACAATTACGGACTCATGAGATGACACATACAGGTGAAAATCCCATTAAGTGCAACTCCTGCGATTACAAGTGCAAACGGAAAAAAGACTTACGGAGTCATGAGATGACACATACAGGTGAAAAACCCTATAAATGCATCTACTGCGATTACAAGTGCAAACGGAAATCACACTTACAGAGTCATAACATGACACATACAGGTGAAAAACCCTTTGAATGCAACTACTGTGATTACAAGTGCAAACGGAAAGCACAATTACGGATTCATGAGATGACACATACAGGTGAAAACCCCATGAAGTGCAACTACTGCGATTACAAGTGCAAACGGAAAAAAGACTTACAGACTCATGAGATGACACATACAGGTGAAAACCCCTTTAAATGCAACTACTGTGATTACAAGTGCAAACAGAAAACATGCTTACAAAGTCATGAGATGATACATACAGGTGAAAACCCCTTTGAGTGCAACTACTGTGGTTACAAGTGCAAACGGAAAGCACAATTACGGACTCATGAGATGAGACATACAGGTGAAAACCCCTTTGAATGCAACTACTGTGATTACAAGTGCAAACAGAAAGCACACTTACGGACTCATGAGATGAGACATACAGGTGAAAACCCCTTTGAATGCAATTACTGTGATTACAAGTGCAAACAGAAAGCACACTTACGGACTCATGAGATGATACATACAGGTGAAAACCCCTTTGAGTGCAACTACTGTGATTACAAGTGCAAACAGAAAGCACACTTACGGACTCATGAGATGAGACATACAGGTGAAAACCCCTTTGAATGCAATTACTGTGATTACAAGTGCAAACAGAAAGCACACTTACGGACTCATGAGACGAGACATACAGGTGAAAAACCAAGGTCtggttgcaccaaccacacttgacagactgatcaacataaCTGAGAAGAGAACAATGAAAATTCCAATAGGTACAATAAACAAGGCCCTACAAGTAACTGTGTAATTTAGGCCTTTGACCGTGTCCCGCGTCCGGATAAGATAGATAGTCCATTTATTtgtttgccacaatacacacaagaTATTCAAAGGACAACAATGACATACAAAAAACAATCCAgagaaaaatggaaaattacAAAGACAGATAATAGTCACACAGATTTTtacaaaatagaaaaagaaagaatacatacataaaaacacttttcatacaaataaatgctgtGTGCAtcgcagcaaaacaaaagggttccgGCTCAGTATTACGCTTCACCCATTGGAATGGAGAAGCACTGGTATTCTGCCAGTGCTTCTCCATTCCAATAAAGCAGTTCCACGTCAATATGACAGCTGTTCAGCATAACTGTGAATTTTCTAACACATTCTTAGTCACTAGTGGTGTAAAGCAGGGCTGCGTTATGGCTCCCACTTTGTTCTTTTTGCTCTGTATTTCTCGGCGGTGATGAGAGATGTACTTAGCCGAAGCAGCGAACCAATTCATCTGAATGTGCGAtcagacattttttttaaatttatagccTTATCCTCTagcccagcggtcggcaaccttttagcagccaagggccacatagtagttaactatgttgacgcgggccgtactttgttcatgtttatgactttatcagacattgtcatttgtcaatattacatacaaaatatccagggaggctcgcgggccgcaagtgacaggttcacgggccgcaggttgccgaccgctgcctagccgcccagaggcctataaaaaggtctcacgttccattctaatttggaTATTTATtatgacaaatcaaaattgcatttgacTTGGCACGTTTTGAcatctgggcggctagaggttaaatcagaaatacatttttagggttccgtacccaaagggtaaaaacgggaccctattactaagactccgctgtccgtccgtccgtccgtccgtccgtctgtcaccaggctgtatctcacgaaccgtgatagctagacagttgaaattttcacagatgatgtatttctgttgccgctataacaacaaatactaaaaacagtataaaataaagatttaagtggggctcccatacaacaaacgtgatttttgaccgacgttaagcaacgtcgggcggggtcagtacttggatgggtgaccgtttttttgcttgttttgctctattttttgttgatggtgcggaaccgtccgtgcgcgagtccgactcgcacttggccggtttttttaatactatacCTATTAAAGTTTTCCTTAATCTAGGATAACCGTTTCTGTGTGCttttgggcaaaggcctcccccaatCTTCTCCATTCTTCCTTATTTTGCACTAATctacacccttcggccagaagtcggcgcactcgatggtcccctgcagcggccgcggcacgcgcaccacaagagttgaagtgcacgtagtggcgcgatcgaagccggaacaccctcagcgtgtaaccggtcttctggtgtacatactccaccacttcagcaACCGTGGCGGAGTAATGCAAGCGCGATTAATACGTAcagcgccttactcggtgtaGCAACCCGCAAGCCAGAATTAGCCGGTTCGGTGGTACCACACTGAGTCTTACGAGCCATATACGTGGTCATCAGAGAAAATTGTAAGGGTCGCCGTTGTCGGATACGACATTGAGgactatgtattttaatttacttacaaTATTTTCTATTGGAACAGAGTGCCATATCTACCTAACCCTTATAATTAAGAACagctgtaattaaataaatgcatttgtatagtattattgtattgtatatcttGTTTCATTTGAAATTCGAAACAAAGAATataatttcaagtttcaacaataggtacttgctaaactcatcatcttcctcgcgttgtcccggcattttgccacggctcatgggagcctggggtccgcttggcaactaatcccagtaattggcgtgggcactagtttttacgaaagcgactgccatctgaccttccaacccagagggtaaactaggcccgtattgggattagtccggtttcctcacgatgttttccttcaccgaaaagcgactggtaaatatcaaatgatatttcgtacataagttccgaaaaactcattggtacgagccggggtaagaacccgcgacctccggattgcaagtcacacgctcttaccgctaggctaccagcgattCTTTCGTTTACCTATTAGTTTAGGTACTTGCTAAACTAATAGGTGATTTTAAATGTAACTGACTTTTTTTTTAGGTAAGTGTACAGATGACCttaaaggcttggccaaacacagagcgcgacgcagcgccgcgtccgcgccgcgcgaccgcggcacatgctaacaggttaccgacgtcaaacagactgcgtcccgccggtatcacgccccgcttctgtcgcgccccgcgccgcgcggccccttgcgttcgctcagcgctgcgccgcgcggacgcggcgggccgccgcgtcgcgctgggtcacatcagtcggatcggacgttaggcagcgagcggtggcgcgcggccgcgtcGCGTtcccgcgccgcgttcgcgcgcgcgatgagggcgtattgagagcgcggtccgcgcgcgccctgtttgaacagtcatcgcgtcggcatcacgcggcgcggacgcggcgctgcgtcgtgctctgtgtttggccaagcctttagGTCACATAATAAAAGAGCGCTTGACAATGTGGTTGGctggtcgaagtattttacagatggcgccagtaTATACTTTCAATTTGCCAATCCTACGGATAGTgtcaaatcatttttttttaagttcatgGCCTGGATGCCGTTAAAGCCCCCCCAGACTATATGCGTGAATCGCGAGCGatgccgcgaacgcgagtgtggaagGGGCTTAAGCCGAATATCAtatagccggtttaaactcgcgtctcgtggctcgcctcgagcgCGTAAGCCCGTCGAGCTACTGATTACactctcggctcgcggctcgtctcgtggctcgcaagctcgtcgagctaatatattttaaacactaacagcacggcataaagtttataaccgaatgacaagccgaacgcgagtgtgaacGCAAGCGTGCGTCCCGCGCGAGCCCCTTTGGCTCGTGCCCAAAAACCGCTCCACGCGAGCCAGGCGAGCGcgagacgagccacgagcccagcgcttacactctcgtctcgtggctcggctcgcggctcgtctcgtggctcgcgcgagagtctaatagccagtttaaactctcgcgcgagccacgagacgagagtgtaagcggtgggctcgtggctcgcaagctcgtcgagctaatataatttaaacactaacggcacggcataaggtttatagtagccggtttaaactctcgcgcgagctaCGAGACGAgtcgcgagtccaccgtttacactcgcgttcggcttgtcattcggttataaaccttatgccgtgccgttagtgtttaaattatattagctcgacgagcttgcgagccacgagacgagccgcgagcccaccgcttacactctcgtctcgtggcgcggctcgcggctcgtctcgtggctcgcgcgagagtttaaactggctataaccgaatgacaaaccgaacgcgagtgtaaacggtggactcgagtctcgtggcgcggctcgcggctcgtctcgtgactcgcgcgagagtttaagcTGGCTATAAACGGCTTTATAGAAAAACGATTAAAGAATGTGAGGTAcctaaattacagaaaatttgaaACGTTTTATACTTGAAATGAAACGGAATTTGTGTCAAAACCGCAAAGACAAAGTTAAGTGGCTAACAcattaccgcaccgcaccgcgaccttgtgcgtcgcacccataagtgagagcgagaaacagatatctcgtTCTCaattatgggtgcgacgctccaaggatatatatattatactactctttgctccaaggtcacggtgcggtgcgatagtgtgttagctactttattttctttgtaaCATTTATGGCTTGGATACGAGTTTTTTAAGTCACCACAGATAAATGAGCAAACATGTTTTTCCGCGGTGACGCCATCTAGTTGATATATATGGAAGCATCAGGTATgcaaattttgtccacacatGACGCCGATGTCGCCTGTTTCTATGCAAAAGGTGCCCTTTTAAGTTTCGCCCCCCAACCCTGCCCCCAGCAAATGTATACGTCAGTATAATACGTTTGTAACTTGCAGAGTTACTGCCTTTAGAGATTTTTCCAAAACTGAAAATGAGCTTTTATAGTCCGTATCGTTGGTGTATAGTGCCAAATTGCAACAACACAACATCGAGAACCCCAGATAAGTTATTTATCAAAGTTCCGAACGACATTTATATGAGAAATGTTTGGTTAGACATCTCGGGACGAGATCCAACAACACTTTCTACGAAATCTATTCTACACATCTGCGAGGATCACTTTGATGTAAGTAATTAACCGTTGAAGTAACAATGGTCAAAAGTAAAACTGGTTTAACGACGATGTAACATAGACATTGAGGTTATGATGTCTAAATAACTTATAATAAAAGTAGtctatttttacaagcttttacttagcttgcattgtatgtatgtttgtacgggtcaaatcttacaAGTAAAATTTGACTAGGGCTGCCATCCGTCCGGGTGTCCGGGGAAGACCCAGACAGTTTTTAGAATGAAAAACAaagcaattgtttttttaataatattatcggATACGTCCGATGAAAAAAGGCGATTTACGCCAAATGTCCGGGTTTTTTTAGTCTTTGTCCGAGTTCGGCGAAGccctaaatttgacccacttcccagtttccgatgaagctgaaaatttgcatatgtACAAGTGTaaatcgggtgacaatgcatattatggtaccatggagctgatctgatgatggagacaggagatgGCCATAAGAACTCTGATAAAACAacacaacctaattgtgtttggggtttttagaatggtctcgatgagtattagttgtctgtggaaagaaaagtacagtcagcgctaaaagcttgtaccaaatttttgccaaaaacttatttttactcTTGAGGGCAACATATACAATAAGCGCgcctgtacacggtgccgccgccGCTCCGCCGCGCACCGCCACATAGCGCGGaggtgcggcggcggtgcggtgtcggcgcggaggcggcaccgtgtacacgcgccctaattATTTTCGTATGATTTCAGCTAAAACAAGACATGGAAAACTACATGCAGTATAAGACAATAGGATCAGTAAAAAAGATCAGAATGAAACCAAACACTGTACCATCTAAGTTTAGTCATAATATGCCGATTGTGAGTCCCAGCCATACAGCAGAGAGCACCTTAACAACTGTAACCGGTTCATCAACATCTTGTAAGTATCTATAAACATACTTAcaacctataaataaaataaataataaaccgtAATTACAATACAACTATCTTGTTTCAGTCCATGTTAAGGAGGAAGCAGAATTAGTGGATGAAGAAGTGTGTGTGAAGGAAGAGTGTGAGGACAGCACAGACGGATATGGTGTGAGCGAGGCAGCCATGCTGGCCGGTCTGTACGCTGACCACGAGGTGAAGGACGAGCTGGTGCTGGGGCCGGAGTGCCCGCACCGCCCCACAGTCGACCTGGTGGTGAGAGGTGTGTTGATTTATAGACTTTTATCATCTAGAGTGCCAAAGCCTACCAATGAACCTGTAAGTGATGAttgaatctatctatctatctatctattaagcccttttaTTCTGAGTCAGAGTATGTctcagtgtgccgcttggcaaaggcctcctccagctctttccattggggtctgtTGTGGGCCACTCTTCTCCAGTTTGGGCCCGCTGTGAGTTTGAGTTCATCCTCCCATCAAGTTCGAGGTTTCCTCTTGCCTTGATGATTGAATAATAATAGCATTTTATTTGGATTTGCTTTATAATATCTTATAGCAAGTTTTTTCCTTGCGTGGTCTGGTAAAGATTATGTTTCACTTGgtagcaaaatttgtttaatccCCATGGTTTCCTCACATGTTTTGAATCATTAGTAGGTATCTCAAGCGTTTTGAACCAGCAAGTTTTAGTTGAATCAAAGCAGAAGTGGCTCTAATTTTTGTCTTTGTTTTAGTGAGAGCTTTTAAGGAAGTAAGTGTTCATCTCATTAATATATGTACCAAACGATGTAACCTATTATCCAGTTGCATAGTTCTGTTGTttcttcaataaataaaataatttagctTGTAAAATTTTACCTGAACATGCATACATACGTTGCAAATTAAATAATAGCTTGTAATATTGTGTAACTCGCCTCCTCTGCTACACAGTTAGGTTTTAGGCTGGTATTTTGGTCATTTATAGATAAGCTTCGTGTTGCAGCGTCCGCTCTTGTCTCCTCTGTGTCGGGCCGGGGCCGGCCGTGCTCGGTCAGGCTGGAGCGCCTGCTGGtggacgcggcgcggcgcaccTGCCGGGTCGGGCGCCGCACATACAAGCTGCACACCACCGAGCCCGCACCCACAACCAATGTCACCACCGCCATCTATCAATGTCACCATTGCGGCAAACAGTTCAGGAACAAATCGGTTCTGAAGAAACACgtactcactcactcacctttACATAATTCTACCCGAGATTATGGTTCAGAACATCATATAATGCTAAACAACCGTAAAAAGCCGTATAAATACTGCGATAATAAAAACACgagtaattttaaaacaaagccTTTCAGCTGTAGCCAATGTGGCTACAAGTGTAACAAGAAATCAAATTTACAGGATCACCTGATGATTCACACTGGCGATAAGCCTTTCCAGTGTAGGTACTGTGGCCACAGGTGCCGTAGTAAAGGACAATTACGAATTCACGAGATGACACACACTGGTAAAACACCATTTAAATGTGACATATGCGATAAAAAGTGTTTTACGCAAGCTTCCTTAAATCGTCATTTCCTGATTCACACAGACGAAAAGCCTTACAAGTGCACGTACTGTGACTACAGGTGCCGTCAGAAAGTGAACATACGGTCTCATGAGATGACACATGCAGGTCACCTCTTTATATGTAATTATTGTGATCACAAGTGCACACGGAAAGCTGCTTTAAAGATTCATATGATGTTACATACAGGTGAAAAACCCTTTAAATGTAACTACTGCGATTACAAGTGCAGAGGGAAAAGAGACTTACGGACTCATGAGATgacacatacaagtgaaaaaccCTTTGAATGCAATTACTGTGATTACAAGTGCAAACAGAAATCACACTTACGGACTCATAATATGACACATACACGTGAAAAACCCTTTAAATGTAACTACTGTGATTACAAGTGCAAACAGAAAGCACACTTACGGACTCATGAGATgacacatacaagtgaaaaaccCTTTAAATGCAACTACTGTAATTACAAGTGCAAACAGAAATCACACTTACAAAGTCATAAGATGACACATACAAGTGACAAACCCTTTAAATGCAACTACTGTGATTACAAGTGCATACAGAAATCACACTTAAAGAGTCATGAAATGACACATACAGGTGAAAACCCCTATAAATGCAACTACTGTGATTACAAGTGCAAACAGAAATCACACTTACAGAGTCATGAAATGACACATACAGGTGAAAAACCCTTTAAATGTAACTACTGCGATTACAAGTGCAAACGGAAAAGAGACTTACGGACTCATGAGATGACACATACAGGTGAAAACCCCTTTAAATGCAACTACTGTGATTACAAGTACAAACAGAAATCAGACTTACGGAGCCATGAGATGACACATACAGGTGAAAAACCCTTTAAATGCAACTACTGCGATTACAAGTGCAAACGGAAATCACACTTACGGACTCATAAGATGACACATACAAGTGACAAACCCTTTGAATGCAACTACTGTGATTACAAGTGCAAACAGAAATCACACTTACAGAATCATAAGATgacacatacaagtgaaaaaccCTTTAAATGCAACTACTGTGATTACAAGTGCAAACGGAAAGCACACTTACAGAGTCATGAAATGACACATACAGGTGAAAAACCCTTTGAATGCAACTACTGTGATTA
The DNA window shown above is from Cydia amplana chromosome 25, ilCydAmpl1.1, whole genome shotgun sequence and carries:
- the LOC134659469 gene encoding zinc finger protein 845-like, encoding MSVHVKEEAELADEEVCLKEECEDSTDGYGVSEAAMLAGLYADHEVKDELVLGPECPHRPTVDLVVRASTLVTSVSGRGRPCSVRLERLLVDAARRTCRVGRRTYKLHATEPAPTTNVTTAIYQCHHCGKQFRNKSVLKKHLKQDMENYMQYKTIGSVKKIRMKPNTVPSKFSHNMPIVSPSHTAESTLTTVTGSSTSFHVKEEAELVDEEVCVKEECEDSTDGYGVSEAAMLAGLYADHEVKDELVLGPECPHRPTVDLVVRASALVSSVSGRGRPCSVRLERLLVDAARRTCRVGRRTYKLHTTEPAPTTNVTTAIYQCHHCGKQFRNKSVLKKHVLTHSPLHNSTRDYGSEHHIMLNNRKKPYKYCDNKNTSENPYKCNYCDYKCKQKSHLQSHEMTHTGEKPFKCNYCDYKCKRKRDLRTHEMTHTGENPFKCNYCDYKYKQKSDLRSHEMTHTGEKPFKCNYCDYKCKRKSHLRTHKMTHTSDKPFECNYCDYKCKQKSHLQNHKMTHTSEKPFKCNYCDYKCKRKAHLQSHEMTHTGEKPFECNYCDYKCNRKAQLRIHEMTHTGEKPFKCNYCDYKCKQKARLRTHEMTHADGSRAEAGDMALASETHCALNRTII